From the Primulina tabacum isolate GXHZ01 chromosome 15, ASM2559414v2, whole genome shotgun sequence genome, one window contains:
- the LOC142527990 gene encoding transcription factor MYB78-like — protein MEQMQAKTYNQSTEEEMVDLRRGQWTVEEDFALMNYISRHGEGRWNSLSRCAGLNRTGKSCRLRWLNYLRPDVRRGNITLEEQLLILELHSRWGNRWSKIAQHLPGRTDNEIKNYWRTRVQKHAKQLKCDVNSKQFKDTMRYLWMPRLVERIQAQASTSSGAAAMAASSYANSTSTVYDLDDQSSTDPDMFSAQIVPPQPVFGGGAHTYSPGDSSVVASSESYGTPVSDLTECYNNHPVNHGNNQNYKGRDFSNYAEQSLISPTGYNFNQELNMTEESSQWMNGGDISDSLWNDIDDVWFLQN, from the exons ATGGAACAAATGCAGGCCAAAACTTACAACCAGAGTACTGAAGAGGAAATGGTTGACCTCAGAAGAGGACAATGGACAGTTGAAGAAGACTTTGCTCTCATGAACTACATATCCCGTCACGGAGAAGGCCGCTGGAATTCGCTCTCCCGCTGTGCTG GCCTGAACAGAACTGGGAAGAGCTGCAGATTGAGATGGCTCAACTATTTGCGACCCGATGTCCGCCGGGGAAATATTACTCTCGAAGAACAGCTCCTGATTCTTGAACTCCATTCTCGTTGGGGCAATAG GTGGTCTAAAATCGCGCAACATTTGCCGGGAAGGACCGATAACGAGATCAAGAATTACTGGAGAACAAGGGTTCAAAAGCATGCGAAGCAGCTCAAGTGTGACGTTAACAGCAAGCAATTCAAGGACACCATGCGCTACCTTTGGATGCCAAGATTAGTCGAGAGAATCCAAGCTCAGGCCTCCACGAGCAGCGGAGCTGCCGCCATGGCAGCTTCCTCGTACGCCAATTCCACATCCACTGTTTACGATCTCGACGATCAAAGTAGCACGGATCCCGACATGTTCTCAGCTCAAATCGTGCCACCGCAGCCTGTCTTCGGCGGCGGGGCTCACACGTATTCCCCAGGAGATTCCAGCGTCGTTGCATCATCAGAATCCTACGGGACGCCGGTTTCCGACCTGACGGAGTGTTACAACAATCATCCGGTGAACCATGGAAATAATCAAAATTATAAGGGAAGGGATTTTTCGAATTATGCTGAACAATCTTTAATCAGCCCCACTGGTTATAATTTTAACCAGGAGTTGAATATGACGGAGGAAAGCAGCCAGTGGATGAACGGCGGAGACATATCGGACAGTCTGTGGAATGATATCGATGATGTCTGGTTCTTACAAAATTGA